In the Haloferula helveola genome, one interval contains:
- a CDS encoding sulfotransferase, which produces MKLAYILSLPRSGSTVLSAMLDKQRGVVSPPESSFPQVLGVATPEERADPRRLAALYLGATFPPTPLSLDDAEACMEGSDEEILVALGKAVAVKLGRNPDEVKAIVWKTPRTVGMHTAPLATSGKFIVLRRHPQNVFESQFRVEFGENNRNPFRFAVFRESYEHAFARLPRERVFELGYDDLPGVIPRVLEFIGVENAGLWDGHRSSLEMASEACSWMSEVTREFENRDPEKRARLDPKQVSRLELAMKLARPMRPFLGPVRAHFDQASMGPIRERAARRFAEGQ; this is translated from the coding sequence ATGAAGCTTGCCTACATTCTTTCCCTGCCTCGAAGCGGTAGTACCGTGTTGAGCGCGATGCTCGACAAGCAACGTGGCGTGGTTTCGCCTCCGGAATCCTCATTTCCCCAGGTGCTTGGAGTTGCGACGCCCGAGGAACGGGCCGATCCCCGGCGGTTGGCGGCACTTTATCTCGGCGCGACGTTCCCTCCCACTCCGCTCTCTCTCGATGATGCGGAGGCATGCATGGAGGGCAGTGATGAGGAGATTCTGGTCGCACTGGGCAAGGCGGTCGCGGTGAAGCTCGGGCGCAACCCTGACGAAGTGAAGGCAATCGTGTGGAAGACGCCCCGCACCGTCGGGATGCACACGGCACCTCTTGCGACATCGGGGAAGTTCATCGTGCTGCGCCGGCATCCCCAGAACGTATTCGAATCCCAGTTCCGGGTGGAGTTCGGCGAGAATAATCGCAATCCGTTCCGCTTCGCGGTATTCCGCGAGAGCTATGAGCATGCCTTCGCCAGATTGCCGCGTGAGCGGGTTTTCGAACTCGGGTATGATGATCTTCCGGGTGTGATCCCCCGCGTTCTCGAGTTCATCGGCGTCGAGAATGCCGGGCTGTGGGATGGGCACAGGTCGAGCCTCGAGATGGCCTCCGAGGCCTGCTCGTGGATGTCGGAGGTCACGCGTGAATTCGAGAACCGTGATCCGGAAAAGCGGGCGCGCCTGGATCCGAAGCAGGTATCGAGGCTCGAGCTTGCCATGAAGCTCGCGCGCCCGATGCGCCCGTTCCTTGGCCCGGTGCGCGCGCATTTCGACCAGGCATCGATGGGGCCGATCCGCGAACGGGCCGCACGTCGATTCGCCGAGGGCCAATGA